A single genomic interval of Helianthus annuus cultivar XRQ/B chromosome 13, HanXRQr2.0-SUNRISE, whole genome shotgun sequence harbors:
- the LOC110897558 gene encoding protein LIGHT-DEPENDENT SHORT HYPOCOTYLS 10, translated as MSSDQNFNGRSEIGEGSSRGGGSGGGSGGGLIIPSDSKQPPLAPPQLSRYESQKRRDWNTFGQYLKNQRPPVALSHCNYSHVLDFLRYLDQFGKTKVHLQGCVFFGHPDPAGPCTCPLRQAWGSLDALIGRLRAAYEENGGLPEMNPFASGAIRVYLREVRDSQAKARGIPYKKKKKKRNTPIIKANKETSNFPMQ; from the coding sequence ATGTCTAGTGATCAGAATTTTAATGGGAGATCAGAAATAGGTGAGGGTTCATCAAggggtggtggtagtggtggaggAAGTGGTGGTGGCCTAATTATACCTTCTGATTCAAAGCAACCACCACTAGCACCACCACAACTTAGCCGATATGAGTCACAGAAGCGTCGCGATTGGAACACTTTCGGGCAGTACTTAAAGAACCAAAGACCACCTGTGGCTTTGTCACACTGTAACTACAGTCATGTACTAGATTTCCTACGGTATCTAGACCAGTTTGGAAAGACTAAGGTGCACCTACAAGGTTGTGTTTTCTTTGGTCACCCTGATCCGGCTGGCCCGTGTACTTGTCCCCTTAGGCAAGCTTGGGGCAGCCTTGACGCGCTTATCGGGCGCCTCAGGGCAGCTTATGAAGAAAACGGTGGATTGCCCGAAATGAACCCTTTTGCTAGCGGAGCAATACGGGTTTATTTGCGCGAAGTTCGTGATTCTCAGGCGAAAgcaagagggataccttacaagaagaaaaagaagaagagaaaCACTCCGATCATAAAGGCAAACAAAGAAACATCGAATTTTCCGATGCAGTAA